The Cylindrospermum stagnale PCC 7417 genome segment AGCAAGTTAGGCTGAATACACTGGCTGTGTGGGTGGTGAATGACTATATGCAAATGATGGCAATTCCCACTGATCTTGAAGCCAGTGACAGTTGGAACCATATTTTGCGCTGCTGTACAAATGTGGCTGACTTGGAGTTACCCTCAGTTGGACGCCTGGAATGTCGTCCTCTGCTTCCAAATCAGCAGATATGTTCCATTCCCCCAGAGACATGGGAAGAGCGGGTGGGTTATGTAGTAGTAAAAATTGACGAATCGCGCCAAGAGGTAAGACTAATGGGTTTTGTTCCTCATGTTGCTACTGAAGAACTACCTTTAAGTCAACTGCAACCCCTCGAAGCCTTAATCGAACACTTGGGACAACTGAGTTTTGTCTCTCATGTTGCCACTGAAAAATCGCCTTTAAATCAACAGCAATTCTCCGCTGCCTCAATCAAGCAACCCAGACAAATGAAGCAATTGGTGAATCTAAGTCAGTGGTTTGCCGGTATATTTGACGCAGGCTGGCAAAGTATTGAATCCTTATTAAACACACCAGAACTCACCCCAGCTAATGCCTTTCGCCGGTTAGAAATTGTTGAAAAAAATGTCCCACAACAACCAGACATGGCAAAATTGATTGATCTGGGTCTTAAAGGCTACAACCAACCTGTTATCTTAAAAGTCGAAATCTGCCCCGAAGCTAACCAACAAACTGGTATTTTCCTCAAGTTATGGCCCACAGGTAATCAAATACACCTGCCACAAGGATTAAAGTTGACCGTTCTAGATGGGTCAGGATCAGTGCTTCTGGCCGCTCAAGCCAGAAAATCCGATAACTACCTACAGTTGAAGTTAAGCGGTGAACCTAAAGAACAGTTTAGTGTTATGGTAGCCTTAAATGATACTAGTG includes the following:
- a CDS encoding DUF1822 family protein codes for the protein MTNTTYQLDDFALTLPITQKAIKTAQEFASQQPTSEKAEQVRLNTLAVWVVNDYMQMMAIPTDLEASDSWNHILRCCTNVADLELPSVGRLECRPLLPNQQICSIPPETWEERVGYVVVKIDESRQEVRLMGFVPHVATEELPLSQLQPLEALIEHLGQLSFVSHVATEKSPLNQQQFSAASIKQPRQMKQLVNLSQWFAGIFDAGWQSIESLLNTPELTPANAFRRLEIVEKNVPQQPDMAKLIDLGLKGYNQPVILKVEICPEANQQTGIFLKLWPTGNQIHLPQGLKLTVLDGSGSVLLAAQARKSDNYLQLKLSGEPKEQFSVMVALNDTSVMEEFII